The following is a genomic window from bacterium (Candidatus Blackallbacteria) CG13_big_fil_rev_8_21_14_2_50_49_14.
CCGCCAAAAAATCCTGTGATGATATTTGCGGTTCCCTGGGCCAGGCATTCGCGGTTGGTTTGGCCACGGGTTTCAGTAATTTCATCGATCAGGGCCAAGGTCATCAAAGATTCGATCAAACCAATAAAAGCCAGAATCAGAGAATAGGGCAGGATAATTTTCAGGGTCTCAAACGTCAATGGCACGGCTGGAATCTGAAATGCGGGCAGGGCAGCGTGTAAACTTTGTCCTTTGAGCATATCTGCGACCGTGGGGGTTTGGAGTTGAAAGAGGCCTACCCCCAGGCTGATCAGAACAATTGCGGCAAGAGAAGAGGGCACCGCGCGGGTCAGTTTGGGTAAAAAATGGGTAATGGCCATGGTCAGGGCAATCAGTGCCAGCATGGGGACTAAGATCTGGGGGGGGAGCCATTCCCCGTGCAGCCAACCCCAGTGACCTTCAGGGGTTTGGGTTTGCATTTGCGGAATTTGAGCCAACATAATCACGATGGCCAGACCATTGACAAACCCGAGCATGACCGGGTGGGGAATCATGCGCGAAAATTTACCCAGCTTGAAGAGGCCTGCCAGGATTTGGATTAGTCCCATCAGCACCACAGCGGCGAATAAATACTGTACGCCATGCGAAACCACCAGAGAAACCATGACCACGGCCAAGGCCCCGGTGGCGCCCGAAATCATACCCGGGCGGCCACTGAGCAGGCCCGCAATTAGGCTGACCATGAACGCCGCATAGAGACCCACCATGGGGTCTACCTTGGCGACAAAGGCAAAGGCAATTGCTTCGGGAATCAGGGCCAGTGCAACGGTTAAACCAGATAAGAGATCGGGTTTGAAATTTTGGGGGGAAAGATAAGCGCTTATTTTTTGCAACATTACGAGGTTAAACTTTCTTTTCATCAATAGAGGTATCAGACAGCTTTTTCAATCCATTTGGTTCAAAATAGGAGAATAATAAAAATCAATAATATTGCCTAAAATGAATGAAAACAGTAAATATTTAGATTAAAACATGCTTTGATTTAATCTTTTTTTGAATAGGTTTGAAATGGGGTGTGGGGAATCTTTTTTTTCATTGGAGCTCTCAGGTTAGCACAGCTCAGGCTGCGTTCGTAAGCCTTTCCAGCTTTTGCATCCGCTCGGCAACTAAAAATGTTTTTTGAGGGGGCGACGAAAGAATTGACGGAGGCCCTCTGTGATATTATATAATTCGATATATAGCGAAATATAAAAATGAGGCTCTCCGATGAAAAACCATCTCAGTTTGTATGTTTCCAATCTTGTGGCTTCGGCAGATTTTTACACCCGATTTTTAGGTGTGGAACCGGTTAAAATCAAAGCCGATTATGCCAAATTTGAGCTGCTCGACTCGGGCTTGGTACTTTCTCTGGTGCAGAACCCTGAGCGTGTCAACGCGGGATTTGGGCATGTCGGGTTTGTGGTCGAGAGTGCTGATGCTGTTCAGGCTTGGCAAACCCAAGCCGAGCAAAGGGGGGTTCAAATTGCCCTGATTGAGCAGCAGACCCGTTGCTGTTATGCCCTGCAAGACAAATTTTGGGTACATGACCCCGATGGGGTGCAATGGGAAGTGTATGCCTTCCATGAAGACAGCGAGTGGAATGATCCAGAATTCAGCTCTCAAGTGGTCAAGGAGCAGGCGCATGCCGTTTGCTGCTCCCAATAATCTTTTACAAAACACTCCCCTACAGAATCTTGAGTTTTTAACAAAAGCGCTGGCAGATCAAACCCGTCTGCGGATTTTGGCGCTGCTGAACAGCAGGGAACTTTGTGCCTGTCAGATTGTTGCCGTTTTTGAACTCGCAAATTCCACAATATCTAAGCATTTGGCGATTTTAAAACAGGCGGGATTGATTCAATCCCGTAAACAGGGCCGCTGGATCTATTTTTTTCTGCCCTCCCAACCTCGATCTGAAATTGCTGCGACCTTCCTCTGGTTGACGCAATTTTGGCAGAATGATCTCAGTTTAGAAGCTGATCAAATCAAGATTCAACAGATTTTGGAGCTGGATCCGGTTGCCCTCTGTCGTATTCAAAACGGAAAGGACTGTTGTTAGAAAGGTTTTTATGAAAAGTATTCTCTTTCTCTGTGTCGCCAATTCGGCCCGTAGCCAAATGGCCGAGGGCTTGGCCCGCCAAATCTTGGGGTCCGAGTACACGATTCAAAGCGCAGGCTCAAAGCCTTCATCTGTACATCCGCTGGCGATTCAGGCTATGTCTGAGTTGGGCATAGACACTGCTGTTCAGCGTTCAAAATCGGTTCAGGAGATCGACCTGAGCCAGGTCGATCTGGTCATTACCCTCTGCGCGGAAGAGGTCTGCCCGGTGGTTTCGGGGCCTTTGCAGCGCTTGCATTGGCCTTTGTCTGACCCGGCAGCCCCGGCGGAGAGCGAAGCTGCTCAATTGGCAAATTTTCGTATCATTCGCGAGCAGATCGCCGGGCGGCTGGCATTGCTGAAAGCCAGTCTGGAAGTCAAAGCGTTTCTTCAACCTGAAGAGTTTCATCTCAGTATTCGCAGCACAGATTTACCTGCCAGTGTGGCTTTTTACACGTCGTTGTTGGGGGCTCCCCCCAAAGAGTGGACACACCGTTATGCGATTTTCTACCGACCAGAACTCCAGGTTAATTTTGTGATTTTGGTGAATGATGGGCAGGAATTGCACCACGATACGCTGTATCATCTGGGGGTGGGAGTCCAAGACCGGCAGGCGGTCATTGAGGCTGAAGCATTGGCTGAACGTCAAAATTGGCTGATTCATCAACCGGCGCGTACCACCTGGCGGGGCACACCCTTGCATGAGCTTTGGCTCAAAGATCCTGATGGTAATTTAATTGAAATCTATGCCCGCCTGACTCCTGAAGAATTGGCGCAAATGCCAGAAGATCAAGCGCCGCTTTTTTTGACAAAAGGAGGCGCAGCATGAGCACAAAAGATCAAACTGTGGGCAAGTTGGCTTTTTTTGAGCGTTACCTTTCCCTTTGGGTAGGGCTTTGTATTGTTGGCGGCATTGGCTTGGGGCAGCTCTTGGGGCCTTCCATTCAAGTGCTCAGTAAATGGGAGATTTACAATGTCAATTTGCCCGTGGCGGTCTTGGTTTGGTTGATGATTTATCCGATGATGCTCAAGATCGACTTTGCCTCACTCAAAAACTGGAGTCAGCATGGCAAAGGTCTGGTGGTGACGCTCTCGGTCAATTGGCTGATTAAGCCGTTTAGCATGGCTCTCTTGGCCATGGTTTTTTTCAAGCATCTTTTGAGCCCCTGGATTTCACCGGACTTGGCCCAGGCCTATCTGGCTGGTGCGATTTTATTGGGGGCTGCGCCCTGTACTGCCATGGTCTTTGTTTGGTCGTATCTTACCGAGGGAGATGCCAATTTTACCCTGGTGCAGGTGGCGATCAATGACCTGATTTTATTGGTCGCTTTCATTCCGATTGTGGGATTTTTACTGGGGGTCAGCAATATTCAGATTCCCTATGGAACACTTTTTACTTCTGTGCTGGTCTTTGTGGTGATTCCGCTTGTGGCGGGTTGGTTGACGCATAAAATTCTTTGGGCCCGCAAGGGCCAAGTTTGGTTTGAACAGGTTTTCTTGCCCAAACTCAAGCCTGTTTCGATTCTGGCCCTGCTCAGTACCTTGGTCTTGCTCTTTGCCTTTCAAGGACAGCAGATTCTCAGCAATCCCTTGCATATTTTTTTAATTGCCCTGCCGCTGACTTTGCAAACCTATCTGATCTTTTTTCTGGCCTGGTTGCTGGGGCGAAAACTAGACTTACCCCACGCGATCTGTTCTCCTGCAGCGATGATTGGTGCCAGCAACTTCTTTGAACTGGCAGTGGCTGTGGCGATTGCGCTCTTTGGCCTGACTTCGGGGGCGGCCCTTGCGACCGTGGTGGGGGTTTTGATTGAAGTACCCGTCATGCTCTCACTGGTAGCACTCTCAAACCGTTGGAGATATTAAAATGCTCAAGATTTTTACCTGGCTGGCGGATGGGTTGGTCTTTTCGCTGTTGGGGCTCAGCCCCCAGAGTAAATGGGGCGATGCCCTGCATTTTTTTATCGAAGATACCACTAAAATCTATTTTCTTTTGGCGGTCATGATCTACGGCATCGCCTTGCTGCGGGCTTCGCTCAAGGTGGAGTGGGTACGTGATTTTTTGGCGCGACGTCATCGCCTGACAGGGTATGTGATGGGGGCGGTTCTGGGCGCAGTGACTCCTTTTTGCTCCTGCTCCAGCATTCCGCTTTTTTTGGGGTTTTGCTCAGCGGGAATTCCGCTGGGGGTGACCCTGGCTTTCTTACTGACCTCGCCCCTGATCAATGAAGTCGCGGTGATCATGCTTTTGGAGCTTTTGGGTTGGAAACTGACCCTTGCTTATATCTTCGTGGGCTTGATGACCGGTATGTTGGGTGGGGCTTTGCTTGACCTGCTCAAGGCTGAGCGTTGGCTGGTGCCAGAAGTGGCCAAGGTCTATGCCGCTGCTGCCCAAGCCCAGTCCAAAACCACTGAGCCAACGCTCAATACACGCTTAAGCTGGCGTGAACGGCATGAATTCGCCAAATCTGAACTGTTTGAAATTTTTGAACGGGTTTGGAAATGGGTTTTGATTGGGGTTGGTTTGGGCGCTGGCCTGCATGGTTTTGTTCCTGCTGGATTTTTTGAAGACTATTTGGGGGCTGGACAGTGGTGGAGTGTTCCTGCCGCTGTGGTACTGGGGATTCCGCTTTATTCCAATGCCACGGGTGTGATTCCGGTCATGAAGAGTTTATTGCTCAAGGGCATGCCGATTGGCACGACTTTGGCTTTCTGCATGAGCACAGTGGCGGCCAGTTTTCCTGAGTTTATTCTGCTCAAACAGGTCATGCAGTTTAAATTGCTGGCTTGGGTTTTTGGTTTTCTTTTGTTAGCATTCAGCCTGATTGGCTGGATTTTGAATCTTTGGGGCCCTGTTTTATTAAAATAAGTGAGGTATTGCAATGAAAACAATTTATGTTTTGGGTTCGGGATGTGCAAAGTGTCAGAAAACGGCAGAAATGATCGCCTCAGAAATCAAAAACCTGGGGGTTGAGGCGGTGGTTGAAAAAGATACTTCCATGGACAGTTTGCTGAAATACCAGGTCATGAGCACCCCTGCGGTGGTGATCGATGGGAAATTGGTGCACAGTGGGGGCTTGCCCCGTCGCGAACAGATTCTGGACTGGTTGAAGGCTTGAAAAACAATCGTTCTCAGGCTATGCTGAAGCCGTTTTAAATCGATTCTGCGCAGAGAAGAGGTTGAAATGCCAGAGACTTTCCCTTGCCCCCAATGTGGTTATGAGAATTCTGTGGCCGCTTTGAGCTGTTCGATGTGCAGCCTTGTCTTGCGGCGTTCTGCTTCCGCCAGTGTGACAGAGGTAGAAGGGGTTCGCCAGCCCTCTGCTTTTGAGGAACCCTTGCTTGAAACGCCGTCCGAACCTGAACACAAGTCTTGGATGGAACCTGTTTTTAAGACCAAATCCGCCAAACATCACTTGGGGGTGGGGCTGGTTCTGGCGGGTATTTTTTCGCTGCCTTTTTTTCTGTTTAAAAGCATTGGCTGGGTCTTTGAATCCGTGGTGCATGAAATGGGGCATACGCTGATGGCGTATTTTA
Proteins encoded in this region:
- a CDS encoding sodium-independent anion transporter, producing MLQKISAYLSPQNFKPDLLSGLTVALALIPEAIAFAFVAKVDPMVGLYAAFMVSLIAGLLSGRPGMISGATGALAVVMVSLVVSHGVQYLFAAVVLMGLIQILAGLFKLGKFSRMIPHPVMLGFVNGLAIVIMLAQIPQMQTQTPEGHWGWLHGEWLPPQILVPMLALIALTMAITHFLPKLTRAVPSSLAAIVLISLGVGLFQLQTPTVADMLKGQSLHAALPAFQIPAVPLTFETLKIILPYSLILAFIGLIESLMTLALIDEITETRGQTNRECLAQGTANIITGFFGGMGGCAMIGQSMINIQSGGRGRLACIVAGLGLLTCILFAAPLMTRIPLAALVGVMFMVVIGTFEWSSLRILGKIPKSDAFVLILVSGVTVLTDLATAVLAGIVVSALVFSWKKAEYIQVESSLDAEGGKHYQIKGYLFFASVQNFLEAFDVKADPLAIYIDFEASRIMDHSGLEAVHSLTEKYLKQGKELHLYHLSQECRELVKKAEGLIQVNVKTGPLSEVSLKV
- a CDS encoding glyoxalase, translating into MEVKAFLQPEEFHLSIRSTDLPASVAFYTSLLGAPPKEWTHRYAIFYRPELQVNFVILVNDGQELHHDTLYHLGVGVQDRQAVIEAEALAERQNWLIHQPARTTWRGTPLHELWLKDPDGNLIEIYARLTPEELAQMPEDQAPLFLTKGGAA
- the arsB gene encoding arsenical-resistance protein, yielding MSTKDQTVGKLAFFERYLSLWVGLCIVGGIGLGQLLGPSIQVLSKWEIYNVNLPVAVLVWLMIYPMMLKIDFASLKNWSQHGKGLVVTLSVNWLIKPFSMALLAMVFFKHLLSPWISPDLAQAYLAGAILLGAAPCTAMVFVWSYLTEGDANFTLVQVAINDLILLVAFIPIVGFLLGVSNIQIPYGTLFTSVLVFVVIPLVAGWLTHKILWARKGQVWFEQVFLPKLKPVSILALLSTLVLLFAFQGQQILSNPLHIFLIALPLTLQTYLIFFLAWLLGRKLDLPHAICSPAAMIGASNFFELAVAVAIALFGLTSGAALATVVGVLIEVPVMLSLVALSNRWRY
- a CDS encoding thioredoxin family protein; translation: MKTIYVLGSGCAKCQKTAEMIASEIKNLGVEAVVEKDTSMDSLLKYQVMSTPAVVIDGKLVHSGGLPRREQILDWLKA